The following coding sequences lie in one Lolium perenne isolate Kyuss_39 chromosome 2, Kyuss_2.0, whole genome shotgun sequence genomic window:
- the LOC127336757 gene encoding uncharacterized protein has product MSVRYFFLDYVKNGGLYQPARIPRIADYENHTISSMIQALNEKLQREAVLNNTIKESEACTLNSFQKAIGASKLPTKRKIALRWYGARLQRHILLFRSSIFRDASALVEKLEAEEGTGDEGSGSLGIKRIADGYTRGSEHMTEDGSGPRKESAFRDKSFPTFSLGLSDDDEDEPTPGRLPSGYPFVQHQYLQSPLQGGAALRVHTIYGENLQRQVPASAPPVPLVQILRGFPLVSFPDAVGAAKW; this is encoded by the exons ATGAGTGTCAGATATTTTTTTCTTGACTATGTGAAGAACGGGGGCCTGTATCAGCCTGCAAGGATCCCCCGCATAGCCGACTATGAGAACCATACAATTAGCTCCATGATTCAGGCCTTAAACGAGAAG TTGCAACGAGAAGCTGTTTTGAATAACACAATTAAGGAAAGCGAGGCCTGCACCTTGAATTCTTTTCAGAAAGCAATAGGGGCATCCAAG CTGCCGACAAAGAGAAAAATTGCACTCAGATGGTATGGTGCAAGGTTGCAGAGACACATACTCCTGTTCCGAAGCTCAATATTCAGAGATGCCAGTGCGTTAGTCGAGAAGCTCGAAGCCGAAGAGGGTACTGGCGATGAAGGATCGGGCAGTCTAGGTATCAAGAGGATTGCTGATGGATACACACGCGGATCAGAACACATGACAGAAG ATGGATCTGGTCCACGTAAGGAGTCAGCATTTCGAGACAAATCTTTTCCAACTTTTTCACTTGGCTTGTCCGATGATGACGAAGATGAACCAACACCTGGACGGCTACCCAGTGGATATCCCTTCGTGCAGCATCAATATCTGCAAAGTCCCCTACAAGGCGGAGCAGCACTACGGGTTCATACGATTTATGGAGAAAATCTCCAGCGCCAAGTACCTGCATCTGCACCACCGGTGCCTCTGGTGCAGATCCTTCGAGGGTTTCCCCTCGTGTCCTTTCCTGACGCGGTTGGCGCTGCAAAGTGGTGA